GATTCTCGGATACGGCGGCGGGCCGTCGGTGATTCCTTTGATTCGCTACGAGGCGGTTACCCGCTACCGGTGGCTGGCGGATGAAGAGTTCGGCGAGACATTGGCGCTGGCCAACGCATTGCCGGGTCCGATTGCCCCGAAGATGGCCGCGTATCTCGGCTACCGGTTGAAAGGAACGCTGGGGGCGACGATAGCGGTGCTGGCCCATATTTTGCCGACCAGCGCGGCGATGGTGGCGCTGCTTGGCGTCCTCTATGCGCTGAAGCATTCGCCGGTGGTGGCGGGCATGATCGCGGCGGTGCGGCCGGTGATTGCGGTGATGTTGGGGCAGATGGCCTACGAATTTGCCGACAAAGCCTGGAAGGGTTTGGGCAAGGCGATGGGAGTCGGCTTTGGCCTGATCGCTTTCCTGCTGCTCTCGATCCTCGATGTTCATCCGGGCATTGTGGTCGCGATTTTTCTCGCGTACGGGGCCGTCCACCTGAAAGTGATCGATCGTTTGCGGGGGCCGCAGGCAGAAAACGAACAGGGCGAAGGTGCCGCACCGGGAGCGGCAGCCGACTCGGGATCACGTCCAGCCAAGGGATCGCCTGCGGGGGCGGAATCTGCACCGGAGGAAGCGAAGACCGGGAAAGGAGGCGCCGGATGATTTGGTGGGAGCTGTTTTGGGGATTTTTTGTCGCCAATGTGCTCGGATATGGCGGCGGACCTTCCTCGATTCCCCTGATGCAGGAAGAGATCGTCAACCATTACGGGTGGCTGACGAATGAACAGTTTGCCGACGTGCTGGCGGTGGGGAACGCGCTGCCAGGCCCGATCGCGACAAAAATCGCCGCGTTTGTCGGCTATCAACAGGCAGGCTGGATCGGCTTCACGATCGCCACGCTGGCGACGGTCGCTCCGTCGGCGATCGCACTGGTCTGGCTGTTGCGGATTCTCAACCGGTACCGGCAATCGAACGTGGTGAAGGGAATGACCCTGCTGGTGCAACCGGTGATCGCGGTGCTGATGGCCGTTTTGACCTGGCAGATGGGGGAAGTCTCGATCCGCTCGATCGGACTTTGGCACTCGCTCGGCATCGCCGCCGTGTCGCTGTGGGCGATGACGAAAGGCCGGATTCACCCGGCGTTGGTGATCGTGGCCGCCTTTGTGTACGGCGGCTTGGTGTTGTCACATTGGACAGTCTGAAAGGAGATTTTCCCGATGAACTACGATTCACTCTCTCATCCGTACCCGTCGCGCCGCATGCCCGTCTACGCGAAAAATGGGATGGTCGCCACTTCGCAGCCGCTTGCCGCGCAAGCCGGCCTGCAGATTTTGCGGCAGGGCGGCAACGCGATCGATGCGGCGATTGCCACGGCAGCCGCGCTCACTGTAGTCGAGCCGACATCGAACGGAATCGGTGGGGATGCGTTCGCGCTCGTATGGACGCAAGGCAAACTGCACGGACTGAATTCGAGCGGGCCGGCGCCGCAAAGCATTTCGATTGACGCGCTGCAAAAAGCAGGTGTCAGCGAAATCCCGAAATACGGCTGGATTCCGGTCACAGTCCCAGGGGCCCCGGCGGCCTGGGCGGAACTGTCCGCAAAATTCGGCAGGCTGCCGCTGACGGAAGTGCTGCGGCCGGCAATTGAATATGCGGAACACGGTTACCCGTTGACGCCGGTGCTGGGGTATTTCTGGAAACGTGCCTTTGAGGTGTATTCGGAAACTCTGAAAGGAGAAGAGTTCAAAGCCTGGTTTGATACGTTCGCGCCACAAGGCAGAGCACCCCGGATCGGCGAGGTCTGGCGTTCTCCCGATCACGCGCGGACGCTGCAATTGATAGCCGAAACGAAGGCGGAGGCGTTTTACCGCGGGGAGTTGGCCGAGCGGATCGATCATTTTTCCAGACAATCTGGAGGTTATCTGAGAAAAGAAGACCTCGCGGCGTTCCAACCGGAATGGGTGGATCCGATTTGCGTCAACTACCGCGGCTATGACGTATGGGAGATTCCACCGAACGGCCACGGTCTGGTGGCGCTGATGGCGTTGAATATTTTGAAGGGTTTCGAATTCTCCGCACGGGATACGGTCGACACGTATCACAAACAAATCGAAGCGATCAAATTGGCGTTTGCCGACGGAAAAAAATACATTGCCGATCCGCGCAGCATGTCGGCTCGGGTGGAAGACTTACTCTCGGATGCATACGCAGCGGAACGCCGCCGGCTGATTGGAAGGACGGCGCTGCAGCCGGAGCCGGGCCAGCCACCGCGGGGCGGCACTGTCTACTTGTGCACGGCGGACGGGGAAGGCAACATGGTGTCGTACATTCAAAGCAACTACATGGGCTTTGGATCGGGACTGGTCGTCCCTGGCACGGGAATTGCGCTGCACAACCGGGGGCACAACTTCACGTTGGATCCCGCACACGATAACCGTCTGGAACCCGGGAAAAAACCGTATCATACAATCATCCCCGGTTTTCTGACGAAAGACGGCCAGCCCGTCGGGCCGTTTGGCGTGATGGGAGGCTTTATGCAGCCGCAGGGGCACGTTCAGGTGGTGATGAATACGGTCGATTTCCATCTGAATCCGCAGGCGGCGCTGGATGCGCCGAGGTGGCAGTGGATGCAGGGCAAAACGGTGGAAATCGAACATTCCGCCCCGGCCCACGTTGCGGAAGCGCTCGCCCGGATGGGACACGATGTGAAGTGGGCCGTCGGCTCCGGCGGGTTCGGCCGCGGACAGATCATCTGGCGGCAAGCGAACGGGGTCCTCGTCGGCGGTACGGAACCCCGTACGGACGGACAAGTGGCTGCCTGGTAGAAAGTTGGCGCCGTTAGGCTGGTGTTGTACCGCCTGGTAACGGTGCTGTGCTGTTTGGCTGGTGCTGTGTCCCTTGTCAGGCGCAGCCGCTTTTTTTACACCCAATCGTCTCCGACACCGTCAAATCCGCCAGCGTCGTAACCGTTGCTGCCGTAATCATCAGCATACCCGCTGTCATCGAAAGCGCCGCCATCGGCCGCATCAAGATCGTGGGCGCCCACACCCTCGTTCACCCGCTGCATCAGATCGTCAATCTCGTGCTGCTGGATGATATTTTGCTCCTGCAGTTCGCGAATCGCCTGTTCGTCATCGAGCGAGCGGAAGTAATCGAACTGTTCGGCGCTGATTCGTCCCTGTTCGAGCAGATAGGTGAGCAAAGCACCTGCTGCAAGACCGCCGGCAAACATCCCCATGCCATTGAACACTCCCGCCGGCGGGGTGTAACCAGGGCCGTAGTGCGGACCGGGCCCGTACGGCGGCTGCGGATACCGATTGCGGGTCAGCGGCCGGATAATCAGTGCGTATACCAAAAGGATGAGCAGAACGACCCAGAACAGAGTCATCGGGCAATCCTCCTTTTTCCGTATCTTCCGTATCTATTATATAGTAAAATTATAAAGGGAGACCCGCCGGAAAAAAACGCCTTTTCGTATAGCCTGTCCCAAACAGACGAATTCTTAGATCGTATTTTGAGAATCGGAACGGTAAGGGGGAGTTCGCTTGCAAAAATTTGTTCCCAGCGCGAATGTGGAGGAAGCCGCTTATCAGGCGCTTCAGCAAAGAGGAGTGACGATTGAGGAGATAGCCAAACTGACCTATTTCCTGCAATCGAAGTATATACCGGATCTGACGATGGAAGCGTGCATCGACAGCGTGCACCATGTCCTGCAAAAGCGGGAAGTGCAGAATGCGGTGCTGACCGGGATTGAACTGGATCTGTTGGCGGAAAAAGGGCTGCTGTCTTCCCCGCTGCAGGAAACGATTCAGACGGATGAGAGCTTGTACGGGGTGGACGAGGTGCTGGCCCTTTCGATCTTAAACCTGTACGGCAGCATCAGCTTCACCAATTACGGATACATTGACAAACTGAAGCATGGAATCCTCGAGCAACTGAACGACAAGTCGACCGGGAGAGTCAACACGTTCCTCGACGATTTGGTGGGAGCGATCGCCGCCGCCGCTTCCAGCCGGCTTGCCCATCGCCACCGGGCGGAAGCGGAACAAAAGATGGAATGACAGAGCGTGGTTTGGTCCGTTTCCGGACGGTCTACCCGGGGGATTTCGTCCGGCATGTCGATTTGCGGGATTTTTGCGACCTGTCTGTTCATGTTGAGCCTCCTTCCAATGGACTACAACGTTAGAGTTCCCAAACTGACCCTGGATATAGCAAAACCGGCCAGGCGGCCCCAACGTGGCGACAAGGGAAGCAGAGCCGCAGCAAAAACTGGACCAAACCTATCAGCAGTTCAGCAACTACGCCTCCCAGTTTCCCTACCAGGTGCATTAAAATCAGCCAGACAACGCCCGTTCCACTGGGAGCGGGTGTTTTTTTATCAAAACTTGTCGAATATTTCAAGGATATGGATAATAGAGGCAGGTGCTACTTACACAAGGGGGTCAACTGTGAAAACGTGGAACGTGGTTTATGACCAATCGTTTCGTCTGCCGGAATACCTTGCCGAACACGGTATTCATCCTCGCCTTTCCCTGCTGGTTCAGATTTTTGCGGGTAATCACCGGCAACAGAGAATCGTTTCGTTACGGGACCAACTGCGCCGTTTGCTGCCATCGGCGGTGATTATCGGTGCCACAAGCGACGGCGAGATTGCGGGTGGGAAGGTGACGACGGGGCAGACCGTGATTTCCTTCACCGAATTTGCAAAAACGACCGTCACGTCGGCGGCAGTTCCGATCGCTGCGGCGGCCGACAGTTTTGCGGCAGGGCGGGAGATCGCACAGCGGCTGGTTGGGAGGAACACGAAAGCGATCATTTTATTTGCGGATGGGAGCGCCGTCAACGGCGAAGATTTGCTGAGAGGCGTCGAATCGGTCGCGCCGCATGTAGTGGTGGCAGGCGGGTTGACAGTCGGCTGCATGACGGGAACGCCCGATTTGCTGTTCACCGAGCAGGCGGTCCTCAGCCGCGGAGTGGTCGGGGTTGCGCTGGCAGGCGACGACCTGTATGTCAAGCCCTATTGCCATTTTGCGTGGTCGCCGATCGGACGGACCATGACTGTCACCAAAGCCAGTGTCAATCGGGTATATGAGATCGACCACCAGCCGGCTGTTGAAATCTATCGAAAATACCTGGGAACTGCGGTCGCCGATCGGTTGGCGTCACTTGGCAGCATGTTTCCCCTCGTGCTCCACAAGCACGGACGACTGGTTGCACGGGCCTGTATCGAGTCACACGCGGACGGCTCCCTGTCCTTCGCGGGAAATTTGCAAACGGGCGAACAGGTGCAGTTCGCCTACGCGGACACGCAGTTGGCGTTCGAGTCTTTGGAACGGGCAACGAACGATTTGCAAGCGGTACCTGCGAAATCGATTTTTATTTACGCTTGCGCCGCCAGGCGAAGATGGATGCCCGATCTGGTAGAGGCGGAGATCGCCTCGCTTGAGCGGATGGCCGATACCTCCGGATGCTTCCTGTGCGGCGAGTTTTATCATGCCTCGCCGACCAACCAGTTGTTGAACCAGACAATCACCGGCCTGATCCTTGCGGAGAGCGACGACGTCCGTCGGACGGCCGCCGCACCGGTTGCCGCGATACAGGAAGTGAACGGCACGTGGCACCTGTTGCGGGCCGTTTCCCATCTGGTCAATGTCACATCGGAAGAGCTGCAGCGAAGCAATCAGGCGCTCCAAGAGAGCGAGGAACACTACCGGCGGCTGATCGAATCCTGTCCGATTGGAATCGCCGTTTACCACGATGACAAAATTGTTCTGGCGAACAAAGCGGGCGGCAGGATTGTGGGGGCGGGGAAGCCGAGCGATGTGATCGGCCGGTCGATTTTCGATTTTATTCATCCGGACGACCGGGAGGCGGTCAGGCAAACGATCGTTCGCAGAATCCGGCACGGGGTGGATGAGGAAATCCAGGTCAGGCGGCTGGTTCGCCTGGACGGGCAGGTGATTGACGTTGAGACGGTGACGATTCCGTTTCAATTGGGCGGGAAACCGGCGGCCCAAATTTTTCTCCAGGATATTACCGAACGCAAACGGTATGAGGAACAAATCAGGCACCAGGCGTACCATGACACGCTGACCGGGTTACCGAACCGGGCGCTGTTCAGCAAATACCTGGAGGAAACGCTCGCGAAGGCAAACCGGGACGGCCGATTGGTCGCTCTGATGTTTCTTGATTTGGATCGTTTTAAAACGATCAACGACACATTGGGGCATACGGTCGGTGACAAACTGTTGTGCGCCGTTGCCGAACGGTTGCAGCATTGCGTCGGCGAGCCGAATTTTGTCGCCCGCCTGGCCGGGGACGAGTTTACCGTTCTGCTGCCGGGGATCAATCGGGCGGAGGAGGCGGTTGCCGTCGCCCGCAATGTATTGGATGCGCTGAATCAACCGTTTCGCATTCAGGAATCGGAACTGTTTGTGACTGCCAGCATCGGGATCAGCGTCTATCCGTCTGATGGAACGACCGGCGAATTGTTGATCAAACATGCAGATGCAGCCATGTACCGGGCAAAGGAACAGGGAAGCAATCACTACCAGATTTTTACTCCTGGCATGAAGGAACAGGCATTTCGCCGTCTCCAACTGGAAAACGCGATTCGCAAGGCACTCGAGCGAGGAGAATTTTACCTGCTCTATCAACCGCTGGTGGATGCGGAAAGCGGGCGGATTGTCGCCACCGAGGCATTGCTGCGGTGGGAGAATCCACAACTGGGTGTTGTCTCCCCGGCGGAATTCATTCCAATCGCGGAAGACACCGGTTTGATTATGCCGATCGGGGATTGGGTGCTGCGTACCGCTTGTATGCAGAACCGGTTGTGGCAGGATGCCGGGTATCCGCCGATTCGAATATTGGTCAACCTGTCCGCACGTCAATGTCTGCAGCTCAATCTTGTGGAAAACATCCAGCAGGTGTTGGCAGAAACCGGGCTCGATGCGAGATGGCTGGAACTGGAGATGACGGAGAGCATCATGCAGAATTCAACCGATACGATCGTCACTTTGCAACGGTTGCGCCAGCTGGGAATCCGGATTTCAATTGATGATTTCGGCACCGGGTACTCCTCGTTAAGCTATCTCAAGCGGCTGCCGATCGACGGACTGAAGATCGACCGCACGTTCATGCAGGATATTGCCGACGACCGGAAAAATGCAGCGATTGTACGGGCGATCATCCAGATGGCCCACTGTCTGAACCTGCGGGTGACGGCGGAAGGGGTGGAAACGCGGGAACAGGCCGACTATCTGCGGCAGGTGCAGTGCGACCAGATGCAGGGATTTTTGTTCAGCCGGCCGCTTACGGCGGATGCGATGGAACGGTTATGGATCGCGCGCACGGAAAAGGATTCGGCAGCCCCATAGCGAAATAGTTCCCATGACGATTTTTGGGAGGCGGGGAGTGGAGCGAATGGAACGATCGATCGTCAGTCAGGAATGGGTGAAGCAGCAACTGGAAAATCGGCAGGTGCGAATCGTCGACTGCCGGTTTGTTCTCGGACAGCCGGCGGCCGGACGGCAGGCCTATCTGACGGAACATATTCCGGGTGCCTTGTATGTCGACCTGGAACAGGATCTGTCCGGCCGGAAGCAGCGGCACGGCGGCCGCCATCCGCTGCCGGAAGTGGCCCGTTTGGCCGCCAAATTGGGCGGTTTGGGGATTGACCACAGCGTGCAGGTGGTAGCGTACGATGACCAGGGCGGTGCGATGGCATCCCGGTTCTGGTGGTTGATGCGCTATCTGGGACATACCCGTGCATATGTGATGGACGGCGGATTTTTGCAGTGGAAAGCGAAAGGCTATCCGGTGACGGAAGAACTGCCGAGCGTGCAACCGGCCACGTTTATCCCCCAAGTGCAGAAACACATGCTGGTGAGTATGCAGGAAGTAAAAGACAGGATCGGCAAGCCGGGAACGGTGATCATCGACTCGCGGGAAGCGAAACGGTACAAAGGCGTCGAGGAACCGATCGATCCGGTGGCCGGCCACATTCCGGGCGCCCTCCATTACTTCTGGAAAGACGGGTTGAATGAACAGGGAACGTGGAAGTCGGGCGAGGAGCAGCGGCGGCGGTTTGCCAAAATCGATCCGGCCGATGAGGTGATCGTCTACTGCGGATCCGGGGTGACCGCTTGCCCGAACATCCTGGCGTTGAAAGAAGCGGGGTATCAAAACGTGAAGCTGTACGCGGGCAGTTGGAGCGACTGGATCAGCTACCCGGACAATCCGGTCGAAAGGGACAAGGATGCGCGATAAGCGCCAGGCTTCCCAGAAGATCATCATCGTCGAGGGCAGGAAGGACAAGGAAAGGCTGCTCCGCATCCTGAACGAGCCGGTGGAGATCATCTGCACGTACGGAACATTAAGCGACCAAAAAATCGAGGAGATCATCTGGCCGCTGCAGGATGAGGAGGTGTACATCCTGGTCGATGCGGACGAGGCCGGCAACAAATTGCGCAGCCAATTGAAGCGGGAGCTTCCGAACGCGAAGCACCTGTATACCCGGAAGATCTATCGGGAAGTGCAGAACACGCCGCTGGAATATTTGGCGGAAATCCTGTTCAACGCCCATTTTGAAGTGGATGAGGATTGGCTGACAGGCGAAGATTCGATATTCTGATGAAGCGGGGACAACGATGAAGACGATCCGTGATCCTGTTCATAACATCATTCAGATTGACACCGAATCGGAAAAGCTGCTGCTTGACCTGATCGACACCCGTGAATTCCAGCGTTTGCGGTTCATCAAACAACTCGGCCTGTCTTCGTTTACCTATCCGGGCGCCGAACACACCCGATTTTCCCATTCGCTTGGTGTAACCCACCTGATGAAACGGTTTATCGATAAAATCGGCGGTTTAAGCGGGGCCACAAACAAAAAATATGCGGAAGAGCTGAACGATCACCGGCTGCTGGCGCTGGCGGCCGCGCTGCTGCACGATATCGGACACGGCCCATTTTCGCACGCGCTGGAAAGAACGACCGGGGTCCGGCATGAAAAATGGACGATCCAGATCATCCTCGGCAACACGGAGATCAACAGCATCCTGGAAAAACACCGCCCCGGCTTTGCCCGCGAGGTGGCGGACGTGATTCAGAGGATGCACGCTTCGAAGGCGGTCGTCAAACTGCTGTCGAGTCAGCTGGATACGGATCGGATCGATTATTTGCTGCGGGATTCAAAAATGACAGGGGCCGGTTACGGTTCATTTGATCTTGAGTGGCTGATCCATTCGCTGCGGATCGGAGAAGTGAACGGCGAGGCGGAGGTCGGCCTTGACTTGGAAAAAGGATTGAGCATCGCGGAAGATTTCGTGATGGCCCGCTACTATATGTATCAAAATGTCTATTTTCATAAAACGACTCGCAGTGCGGAACTGCTGATCGACCGGATTTTTGAGCGGGCGGTCGAACTGCAAAGGGACGGGCAGCTGGAACTGCCGGATGATCTGACCGCCATTCTGGAAAAAGGGATTGCCGCCGATACACTGGACAACTTCATCAACTTGACGGAAAGCACAATCTGGCATCATATCGGCATGTGGCAGCATCACCGTGACCGGATCCTCAGCGACCTGTGCAAGCGGCTGATGCAGCGGCGGCTGTACAAAACGATTTTGACCGATTATGACATTGTCGAACTGTCGGAGCGGGTGCTGGCGATTTCGAAACAGACCGGCATTCCGCACAAATACATTCTGTTCAGGGATGTGGCTTCCAGCAGTTCCTACCGTGATTCGTACATACTGGAATCGCCGAAAACGGAGGAAAACGAGACGGAGAAGGAAGCGTCGGAACAGATCTTTCTGTTTGACCGGACGGGGAACAGCGTGGAACTGTCGCAGGTGTCGGACCTCATCAACCTGATTCGCAACAAGAAAATTTCCATCTCCCGTGTCTATGTGCCCGAAGAATATAAGGATGCGCTGTTGGGAGGATGACATCATGCTTGACGCATCGTACCGGATTTTAAAAATTTTTGATGCGGTCGGCTCGGTTCACGGCCGCAAAAAGTTCCAGAAGATGGTTCACCTGTTGACCAGTTCCGGAGCCGATTTTCCGTTTACATTCGAATATCACCACTTCGGTCCCTATTCGGCGGAACTGCAGGAGGAGATCGCGTTTCTCGTGCAGCAGGGGTTGCTGGCAGAATCGAAGGAAAACGAGGCGTATGTCTACCGGATCACCGAAAAAGGCAGAGCTTTCAAGGAGAACCTGGAGAACAGCGGCGTCTGCCGGTTCCACCTGGCTGAAGCGGTCGTCGCCAGCCTGTCGGAAAAAAATCCACAATTTCTGGAGATGGTCAGCACCTACGCGTTTCTGCTGGAATCGGGATATGACGTGCACAGCGCCGCCGAAAAAGCGGCCGATCTGAAACCGCATTTGCGGGCGCATCTGGAGGAAGCGGTTGGATTTTACCATACGGTAGTGACACAGCAACGGTAGCCAAGCGGGTGCTGCGGTTTATGGGATTCGTGAAGGAGACCTTCCATTAATTTAGGTATTTCAAATGAGGCGGCGGTCGATTATTCTAAAGTATAGTATGAAGCATTTCGATGAGGGGGGAGTTCCTATGGCAAACCCGAAAGCATCCGTGATCAAGCGTGTCGGACGGGCTATCAAACTGCAGTATTTGAAACTCCTCCGGTCTCCCGGTGGCGCGCGAAAGGTCGCAACCGGGTTCGCGATTGGATTTGGTATCGAATTTATGGTGATTTGCACCGCGATGCTGGTGTATATTGTGTTTTATCCGCTGGTTCGGGCGGCCCGCGGCTCGATGCCGGCCGCGCTGATCGGACATGTGATCGCGAAGATGACGCTGCTCCCGATCCCGATGTTGGGAGTTGGCTTATGGATCGGCAAACATCTCTTACCGTTTCGCATCCACATGCCGCATTGGATGCCTTATTGGCTGGCTTATTTTCTTAACCATCAGTTAAAGACAATTGTCGGTATGACGCTGATTTCCGTTGTAATGGGCGCTCTCACATATCCTGTCGCGTATTATCTGTATGAACTGAATCGAAAACGCCGTGCCGCCAAACTGGCCAACCGCAAATACATGCGGGTGCAGAACAACGGTTCGCAGCCGTAAGGCCCGTTTTGCAAGGCTCATCGGGCGGCTGTTTATTTTTCTGTTTTCGCAGTGATGTGCGAAGTTCCTGTTCCGAGATTTTCCCCGATTGAAGGCGAGAGCTGTCACGCTCCTGATCGTACTGCTGCCAGTCTAGTCAGGATGTTGCGAGAAGATTTCTGGCTGATAGAAAAACGGCACCTTTCATGTCCGTTAGGGAGAACTTGAAAGATGCCTTTTTGCCTTCGGACTGAACGGCCGGTTATGTAGCTGGCCAAGTGCTTGCTGGCAAGCGGCCGTTTATCTGCCGTTTTCCTGCTCGCCGTGTTCTTTTTTGTCTTTCTCAGCCTTCGGCTCCTGCTGCTTGGTTGCTCCGAGATGCAGACCGTTGTTTTGTTTCACAGCCACACCTGCTTCATCCAACGCAGGCACTTGCACATTCACAGAACCTGCCGATGAAACGGCCATGTGAGCAGTCGCGTTTGCACTGCTGTTGCCGGATGCGCTGAAATTCGCGTTGCTGTTCACATTCATTTGCCCGTCGGCTTTCTGTTTGGTCTCAGGCTGGATCGGCCGCGGTGCGGGAGCAGTCTCCGAAGCCCGGGTTTCCGCATTCGACTTCAATTTGGCTTCCTGCTTGACGATCGCGTTCTCGATTCCTTTCTTGCCCTGTTCCGGAACTTTCTCCAGCAGCCCTTTCAGCACGGTCAGCGAATGCTTTTCCACTTCCAGTTCGGCCGATTCTTTTTGCTCAATCTCCGTTTTTGCCTTGGTATCTTGTTTTTGTTCCGCCTCGCTTTTCGCCTGACGCAAAAGTTGCCGCGCTTTCTCCAGGATTTCGTTGATCGTCTGGATGTACTTCTCGTTGTACTCCGTTTTGCCGCTTTGGTTCAACGCCTGCAATTCGGCGATTTTGGTGTTGGCCTGTGCGAGCAGGCGGTCTGCCTTGGCCTGGTTCTTGAACGTAAACACAAGCTGGATTTGGGCGAAAAATTCTCTCAACTTATACAGGAAGGAATCAGGGTCGACCGTTGAGACGGTTGGCGTGGCACTTGCTGCAGCCGATGCACTGCCGGAAGCGGCGGTGGTCGATGTGGCGGTCGCTGTGGAAGCATTCGTGGCGGCTGTGCCGGAAATGGCTGTGCTTTCGTCCGCGAGTGCCGGAGTGGTACCGGCAATCAAAGTCAGAGCGAGTGTGGCAGATGCCAGCTTCTTCTTCATCGAATCAGATCATCCTTTCTGCTTGGTGTCTGTCA
Above is a genomic segment from Effusibacillus pohliae DSM 22757 containing:
- a CDS encoding chromate transporter encodes the protein MIWWELFWGFFVANVLGYGGGPSSIPLMQEEIVNHYGWLTNEQFADVLAVGNALPGPIATKIAAFVGYQQAGWIGFTIATLATVAPSAIALVWLLRILNRYRQSNVVKGMTLLVQPVIAVLMAVLTWQMGEVSIRSIGLWHSLGIAAVSLWAMTKGRIHPALVIVAAFVYGGLVLSHWTV
- a CDS encoding gamma-glutamyltransferase family protein, which produces MNYDSLSHPYPSRRMPVYAKNGMVATSQPLAAQAGLQILRQGGNAIDAAIATAAALTVVEPTSNGIGGDAFALVWTQGKLHGLNSSGPAPQSISIDALQKAGVSEIPKYGWIPVTVPGAPAAWAELSAKFGRLPLTEVLRPAIEYAEHGYPLTPVLGYFWKRAFEVYSETLKGEEFKAWFDTFAPQGRAPRIGEVWRSPDHARTLQLIAETKAEAFYRGELAERIDHFSRQSGGYLRKEDLAAFQPEWVDPICVNYRGYDVWEIPPNGHGLVALMALNILKGFEFSARDTVDTYHKQIEAIKLAFADGKKYIADPRSMSARVEDLLSDAYAAERRRLIGRTALQPEPGQPPRGGTVYLCTADGEGNMVSYIQSNYMGFGSGLVVPGTGIALHNRGHNFTLDPAHDNRLEPGKKPYHTIIPGFLTKDGQPVGPFGVMGGFMQPQGHVQVVMNTVDFHLNPQAALDAPRWQWMQGKTVEIEHSAPAHVAEALARMGHDVKWAVGSGGFGRGQIIWRQANGVLVGGTEPRTDGQVAAW
- a CDS encoding phosphatidylglycerophosphatase A family protein translates to MQKFVPSANVEEAAYQALQQRGVTIEEIAKLTYFLQSKYIPDLTMEACIDSVHHVLQKREVQNAVLTGIELDLLAEKGLLSSPLQETIQTDESLYGVDEVLALSILNLYGSISFTNYGYIDKLKHGILEQLNDKSTGRVNTFLDDLVGAIAAAASSRLAHRHRAEAEQKME
- a CDS encoding bifunctional diguanylate cyclase/phosphodiesterase codes for the protein MKTWNVVYDQSFRLPEYLAEHGIHPRLSLLVQIFAGNHRQQRIVSLRDQLRRLLPSAVIIGATSDGEIAGGKVTTGQTVISFTEFAKTTVTSAAVPIAAAADSFAAGREIAQRLVGRNTKAIILFADGSAVNGEDLLRGVESVAPHVVVAGGLTVGCMTGTPDLLFTEQAVLSRGVVGVALAGDDLYVKPYCHFAWSPIGRTMTVTKASVNRVYEIDHQPAVEIYRKYLGTAVADRLASLGSMFPLVLHKHGRLVARACIESHADGSLSFAGNLQTGEQVQFAYADTQLAFESLERATNDLQAVPAKSIFIYACAARRRWMPDLVEAEIASLERMADTSGCFLCGEFYHASPTNQLLNQTITGLILAESDDVRRTAAAPVAAIQEVNGTWHLLRAVSHLVNVTSEELQRSNQALQESEEHYRRLIESCPIGIAVYHDDKIVLANKAGGRIVGAGKPSDVIGRSIFDFIHPDDREAVRQTIVRRIRHGVDEEIQVRRLVRLDGQVIDVETVTIPFQLGGKPAAQIFLQDITERKRYEEQIRHQAYHDTLTGLPNRALFSKYLEETLAKANRDGRLVALMFLDLDRFKTINDTLGHTVGDKLLCAVAERLQHCVGEPNFVARLAGDEFTVLLPGINRAEEAVAVARNVLDALNQPFRIQESELFVTASIGISVYPSDGTTGELLIKHADAAMYRAKEQGSNHYQIFTPGMKEQAFRRLQLENAIRKALERGEFYLLYQPLVDAESGRIVATEALLRWENPQLGVVSPAEFIPIAEDTGLIMPIGDWVLRTACMQNRLWQDAGYPPIRILVNLSARQCLQLNLVENIQQVLAETGLDARWLELEMTESIMQNSTDTIVTLQRLRQLGIRISIDDFGTGYSSLSYLKRLPIDGLKIDRTFMQDIADDRKNAAIVRAIIQMAHCLNLRVTAEGVETREQADYLRQVQCDQMQGFLFSRPLTADAMERLWIARTEKDSAAP
- a CDS encoding sulfurtransferase — its product is MERSIVSQEWVKQQLENRQVRIVDCRFVLGQPAAGRQAYLTEHIPGALYVDLEQDLSGRKQRHGGRHPLPEVARLAAKLGGLGIDHSVQVVAYDDQGGAMASRFWWLMRYLGHTRAYVMDGGFLQWKAKGYPVTEELPSVQPATFIPQVQKHMLVSMQEVKDRIGKPGTVIIDSREAKRYKGVEEPIDPVAGHIPGALHYFWKDGLNEQGTWKSGEEQRRRFAKIDPADEVIVYCGSGVTACPNILALKEAGYQNVKLYAGSWSDWISYPDNPVERDKDAR
- a CDS encoding toprim domain-containing protein, with protein sequence MRDKRQASQKIIIVEGRKDKERLLRILNEPVEIICTYGTLSDQKIEEIIWPLQDEEVYILVDADEAGNKLRSQLKRELPNAKHLYTRKIYREVQNTPLEYLAEILFNAHFEVDEDWLTGEDSIF
- a CDS encoding HD domain-containing protein, whose protein sequence is MKTIRDPVHNIIQIDTESEKLLLDLIDTREFQRLRFIKQLGLSSFTYPGAEHTRFSHSLGVTHLMKRFIDKIGGLSGATNKKYAEELNDHRLLALAAALLHDIGHGPFSHALERTTGVRHEKWTIQIILGNTEINSILEKHRPGFAREVADVIQRMHASKAVVKLLSSQLDTDRIDYLLRDSKMTGAGYGSFDLEWLIHSLRIGEVNGEAEVGLDLEKGLSIAEDFVMARYYMYQNVYFHKTTRSAELLIDRIFERAVELQRDGQLELPDDLTAILEKGIAADTLDNFINLTESTIWHHIGMWQHHRDRILSDLCKRLMQRRLYKTILTDYDIVELSERVLAISKQTGIPHKYILFRDVASSSSYRDSYILESPKTEENETEKEASEQIFLFDRTGNSVELSQVSDLINLIRNKKISISRVYVPEEYKDALLGG
- a CDS encoding DUF2062 domain-containing protein; translated protein: MANPKASVIKRVGRAIKLQYLKLLRSPGGARKVATGFAIGFGIEFMVICTAMLVYIVFYPLVRAARGSMPAALIGHVIAKMTLLPIPMLGVGLWIGKHLLPFRIHMPHWMPYWLAYFLNHQLKTIVGMTLISVVMGALTYPVAYYLYELNRKRRAAKLANRKYMRVQNNGSQP